The Helianthus annuus cultivar XRQ/B chromosome 16, HanXRQr2.0-SUNRISE, whole genome shotgun sequence genome includes a window with the following:
- the LOC110882668 gene encoding uncharacterized protein LOC110882668: MNPSDNLPKDDRGNPPLPVTSSGVGNPSRDNTMEDFGYKSFSEKMYGDVFISSKPMTVQDLKDNTSSFAKPLNIDGNPMLPRRGMVRNEQRVINIINELEKVTVPVQNPVANTNCSSENVTKPVSYADKLQSSGGVKRVVNFRLIEAHEVMENADVVIPKEAVQKVQDRFENVLYGYFLGSRLPFPVVEYYAKNVWNKYGFSKAMMNSNGFFFFKFDSTEGMNKVLEGGPWLIRKVPLFLNVWTPAVTLRKDGIKSVPVWVKFHNVPIAVYTDDGLSLLASKIGTPKRLDNYTADMCIDNWGRTSFARAMIEISADKELKDHIVVVVPKLVEEGYVMEEIKVEYEWRPKRCAECCLFGHDGSSCPKVEPEMSKKVSIDQDGFVTDKRKTAKHGFPQKKQKARFVYRQKSSIPGAATSTDAKGGNDSAGGNGSSGGIGFSGGNGSSGASSSGTKKDDEFLNKNGKSKHGNGGNGHNKSSIKIQNSFAALSSDNSLEGAPYVDLSYENEPIRVPNEDDGVFDDLQTEISEFMCAGTSNKKSEGASTPGQPGVCAVLESHVHVSKLDRICKGVFRSWDWTSNGSCCSRGTRIIVGWNKDAVDLLVIAQSDQVVHVQIRIKSDNKILFCSFVYAENIYQDRRALWDDLCKHKCFIQDKPWVVLGDFNSALSMDDYLVGPSTITVGMREFYDCVQHNQLSDVKSHGLHFTWNQKPKNGVGVLKKIDRAMSNTQLLDLFPDAYVLFQPYRVSDHSPCILNLFPVNYNRPKPFKFANFLARKEGFIPCVAKEWVKEIPGKTMFSVVKKLTALKSPLRRLLFDQGNLHNRVKEVRLQLDVIQKAIDDNPLDLVLRESEARCIQEFNTVSYDEECFLKQKAKTEWLAAGDSNTKFFHNCVKMRNACNKIHTIQDVHGNWSHGNDVFGVLVAHYSNFLGTQDHVSKLVKTKPQGRMDTRPRFKNSWEIVGEEITKAILDFFDNGKLLQQINHTIIALVPKTQSPNSVTDYRPISCCNVLYKCISKIITERIKGSLDRLVDINQFAFVPGRKITDNILLTQELMHNYHLNIGPPRCAFKIDIQKAYDTVSWSFLEDVLHAFGFHPKMVKWIMVYVTSVSYSLSINGNLYGYFKGKRGLRQGDPISPYLFTLVMEVLSLLLKRAANSNNAFRFHLHCKKQKIINVSFADDLFLFANGDAASVRILRDTLKMFSSASGLVPSLPKSTVYFGNVPRNIKQEILNIMPFQEGSLPVRYLGVPLISTKLYYKDCKVLVDKMVKKIDNWMTRSLSFAGRLQLVSSVLSAMHTYWATVFMLPAKIVHDLERCMRGFLWAGSTQQSVKAKVAWKVVCLPKYEGGLGIRCISDVNKALLSSHVWSVLTNRKSLWVQWIHMYKLKGKSFWEVPSRGRMTWGWRKLLAIRSLLRPFLWSSIGNGARTNVWSDMWCDHGPLSRFISPRRIANAGFHLQSTVADLVSQNGEWTWPIAWYDLFPVLINVQVPMFSDRQDRMVWKDLDGNSCHFSSREVWNNIRHRDNIVPWVNMVWFKQCIPRHSFHMWLVIRNKLKTQDRLSVWEAGSASNLNLMCCPLCCYDRDSRNHLFFECSFALEVWNNVKAWTAMESVNGSWDDIMAWMTQHSNMQVSENIISRLVLSAASYFVWQERNNRLFSNNHRTPMVIAREVVRTVRLRMLSFQFKWRPGLRRLLEKWQIPGGNLEIDPG; this comes from the exons ATGAATCCAAGTGATAATTTGCCCAAAGATGATAGGGGTAACCCGCCATTACCTGTCACGAGTAGTGGTGTGGGAAACCCTAGCAGAGATAATACAATGGAGGATTTTGGGTATAAGTCTTTTTCTGAAAAAATGTATGGGGACGTATTTATTAGCTCGAAGCCGATGACTGTTCAGGATTTGAAAGACAATACTTCATCGTTTGCGAAACCTCTGAATATTGATGGAAACCCGATGTTGCCTAGACGTGGTATGGTACGGAATGAGCAAAGGGTAATTAACATTATCAATGAATTGGAGAAGGTGACTGTTCCAGTGCAGAATCCGGTTGCTAACACTAATTGTTCAAGTGAGAATGTGACTAAGCCGGTATCTTATGCTGATAAGCTTCAGTCTTCGGGTGGAGTTAAAAGGGTGGTGAACTTTAGGTTGATTGAGGCCCACGAGGTGATGGAGAATGCTGACGTTGTCATCCCAAAAGAAGCGGTTCAGAAAGTGCAGGATAGGTTTGAAAATGTCTTGTATGGTTATTTTTTGGGAAGTAGACTTCCATTCCCGGTGGTAGAGTATTATGCTAAAAATGTATGGAACAAGTATGGATTCTCTAAGGCTATGATGAACTCCAACGGGTTCTTCTTTTTTAAGTTTGATTCGACTGAAGGAATGAATAAGGTCCTTGAAGGTGGTCCATGGCTCATTCGGAAAGTTCCGTTATTTCTCAATGTATGGACCCCGGCTGTTACACTTAGGAAGGATGGAATCAAATCGGTCCCTGTTTGGGTTAAGTTTCATAACGTACCGATTGCTGTTTACACTGATGATGGCCTCAGTCTTTTGGCTTCGAAGATTGGGACCCCGAAGAGGTTAGATAATTACACTGCTGATATGTGTATTGATAATTGGGGGAGGACGAGTTTCGCTCGTGCTATGATTGAGATTTCAGCGGATAAGGAGTTGAAAGATCATATAGTTGTAGTTGTTCCCAAATTGGTTGAAGAGGGCTATGTTATGGAGGAAATCAAGGTTGAATACGAATGGAGACCTAAAAGATGTGCTGAATGTTGTCTTTTTGGCCATGATGGTTCGTCTTGCCCGAAGGTAGAACCGGAGATGTCCAAAAAAGTATCTATTGACCAGGATGGTTTCGTGACTGATAAAAGGAAAACGGCTAAACATGGATTcccacaaaagaagcaaaaggccAGATTTGTCTATAGGCAAAAATCTTCTATTCCTGGGGCTGCCACGAGTACGGATGCTAAAGGTGGTAATGATTCGGCGGGTGGTAATGGTTCATCGGGTGGTATTGGCTTCTCGGGTGGTAATGGTTCGTCGGGTGCCAGTTCGTCTGGAACGAAAAAAGATGATGAATTTTTGAACAAGAATGGTAAGAGTAAGCATGGTAATGGAGGTAATGGTCACAATAAAAGTAGTATTAAGATCCAGAATTCGTTTGCTGCGCTTTCTAGTGACAATTCTCTGGAGGGAGCTCCTTATGTGGACCTGAGCTATGAAAATGAGCCGATACGAGTTCCTAACGAAGATGATGGGGTTTTTGATGATCTTCAAACGGAAATATCAGAGTTTATGTGTGCTGGTACTAGTAACAAAaaatctgagggggcaagcactcccggtcaaCCTGGT GTGTGTGCTGTTTTGGAGTCTCATGTGCATGTTAGCAAGCTTGATAGAATTTGTAAAGGGGTGTTTAGATCGTGGGATTGGACCTCTAATGGGAGCTGCTGTTCTAGAGGTACTAGGATTATTGTTGGTTGGAACAAGGATGCAGTGGATCTTTTGGTGATAGCCCAATCGGATCAGGTGGTTCATGTGCAAATTCGTATAAAATCTGATAATAAAATCCTGTTCTGCTCGTTTGTTTATGCTGAAAATATTTACCAAGATAGAAGGGCTTTGTGGGATGATCTTTGTAAACACAAGTGTTTCATTCAAGACAAACCGTGGGTGGTGCTAGGTGATTTTAATTCAGCCCTTTCGATGGATGATTATTTAGTTGGGCCATCTACTATTACGGTTGGGATGAGGGAGTTTTATGATTGTGTTCAACACAATCAACTTTCTGATGTTAAAAGTCATGGGCTTCATTTCACTTGGAACCAAAAACCGAAAAATGGAGTAGGAGTTTTGAAAAAGATCGATAGAGCTATGAGTAACACTCAGCTTCTTGATTTATTTCCAGATGCTTATGTTTTATTTCAGCCCTATCGGGTTTCGGACCACTCGCCATGCATTCTGAATTTGTTTCCGGTTAACTATAATAGGCCTAAGCCTTTCAAATTTGCTAATTTTCTAGCGAGGAAGGAGGGATTTATTCCATGCGTGGCCAAGGAATGGGTTAAGGAGATTCCGGGTAAAACTATGTTCTCGGTGGTTAAGAAGTTGACGGCTCTTAAGTCCCCTTTAAGACGCCTTCTTTTTGATCAGGGTAATCTCCACAACCGTGTGAAGGAGGTTAGATTGCAATTGGATGTCATTCAGAAAGCTATAGATGACAACCCGCTTGACCTGGTTTTACGTGAATCGGAAGCTCGTTGTATTCAGGAATTTAATACCGTCTCGTATGATGAAGAATGCTTTCTTAAGCAAAAAGCTAAGACAGAATGGCTTGCGGCAGGCGATTCCAACACGAAATTCTTCCATAACTGTGTGAAAATGAGGAATGCATGCAACAAAATTCATACCATTCAAGATGTTCATGGAAACTGGTCGCATGGGAACGATGTTTTTGGTGTTCTGGTTGCTCATTATTCGAACTTTCTGGGAACCCAAGACCATGTAAGCAAGCTG GTGAAAACAAAGCCCCAGGGCCGGATGGATACACGTCCGCGTTTCAAAAACTCTTGGGAGATTGTGGGTGAGGAGATAACGAAAGCGATTCTGGATTTCTTTGATAATGGGAAGTTGCTTCAGCAAATCAATCACACTATCATTGCTCTAGTTCCGAAAACCCAATCGCCTAATTCAGTTACGGATTACAGGCCGATCTCTTGCTGTAACGTTCTTTATAAATGCATTAGTAAGATTATCACGGAAAGGATTAAAGGTAGTTTGGATCGGCTTGTTGACATCAATCAATTTGCCTTTGTGCCGGGAAGGAAGATTACTGATAATATTCTGCTTACCCAGGAACTTATGCATAATTACCACTTGAACATTGGCCCGCCCAGATGTGCATTTAAAATCGACATTCAAAAGGCCTATGATACAGTGAGCTGGTCTTTTCTTGAGGACGTCCTTCATGCCTTTGGGTTTCACCCGAAGATGGTTAAATGGATCATGGTTTACGTCACTAGTGTATCTTATTCGCTGAGCATTAATGGCAACCTTTATGGTTATTTCAAAGGGAAACGAGGGCTTAGACAGGGTGATCCTATTTCACCTTACCTGTTTACTCTGGTTATGGAGGTTCTTTCGTTGTTACTTAAGAGGGCAGCCAATTCAAATAATGCATTCCGGTTTCATCTTCATTGCAAAAAGCAGAAGATTATTAATGTATCGTTTGCTGATGATCTGTTTTTATTTGCGAATGGGGATGCGGCTTCGGTGAGGATCCTTCGGGACACTCTTAAGATGTTTTCAAGTGCTTCGGGTCTGGTTCCAAGCTTGCCGAAAAGTACTGTTTATTTTGGTAACGTTCCTCGTAATATTAAACAGGAGATTCTCAATATTATGCCGTTCCAAGAGGGATCGCTTCCGGTTCGCTACTTGGGAGTTCCGTTGATCTCAACAAAGCTTTATTACAAAGATTGTAAAGTCTTAGTTGATAAGATGGTGAAAAAGATTGATAACTGGATGACCAGATCTTTATCTTTTGCTGGTAGGCTTCAGTTGGTTAGTTCTGTCCTCTCTGCAATGCATACCTATTGGGCCACTGTGTTTATGCTTCCAGCTAAAATTGTTCATGATCTGGAAAGATGTATGCGTGGTTTTCTTTGGGCCGGTTCCACCCAACAGTCTGTAAAGGCCAAAGTTGCTTGGAAGGTTGTCTGTTTGCCCAAGTATGAGGGGGGTTTGGGCATTAGATGTATTTCTGATGTCAACAAGGCTCTCCTATCTTCTCATGTTTGGAGTGTCCTTACTAATCGGAAATCGCTCTGGGTGCAGTGGATTCATATGTATAAGCTTAAAGGCAAGAGCTTTTGGGAGGTCCCGAGTAGAGGTCGTATGACCTGGGGTTGGAGGAAGCTTCTTGCTATTCGCAGCTTACTCCGGCCGTTCTTATGGTCCTCTATTGGCAACGGTGCTCGAACAAACGTATGGAGCGATATGTGGTGTGATCATGGGCCCTTGAGCAGGTTTATTAGCCCGAGAAGGATTGCTAATGCGGGTTTCCATCTCCAGTCTACGGTTGCCGATTTGGTCTCGCAGAATGGGGAGTGGACTTGGCCGATTGCATGGTATGACTTGTTTCCAGTTTTAATTAATGTCCAGGTTCCTATGTTTTCTGATAGGCAAGACCGAATGGTATGGAAAGATCTTGATGGTAACTCCTGTCACTTCTCTTCTAGGGAGGTTTGGAATAATATTCGGCATCGTGATAACATAGTCCCATGGGTTAATATGGTTTGGTTTAAACAGTGCATCCCGAGACATTCGTTCCATATGTGGCTAGTAATTAGAAACAAATTAAAGACACAAGATAGATTGTCGGTTTGGGAGGCGGGAAGTGCTTCAAATCTGAACCTCATGTGTTGCCCGTTATGTTGCTATGATAGAGATTCGAGGAATCATCTATTCTTTGAATGCTCTTTTGCTTTGGAGGTTTGGAATAACGTTAAGGCATGGACGGCTATGGAGAGTGTAAATGGTTCATGGGATGATATTATGGCTTGGATGACTCAGCACTCGAACATGCAAGTGTCGGAAAATATTATCAGTCGATTGGTTCTATCAGCTGCTTCGTATTTCGTCTGGCAGGAAAGAAATAATAGGTTGTTCTCAAACAATCACCGTACGCCGATGGTGATTGCTCGTGAGGTTGTTCGGACAGTTCGATTACGTATGTTATCATTCCAGTTCAAGTGGAGACCTGGCCTTCGTCGACTCCTTGAGAAATGGCAGATTCCTGGAGGAAACTTAGAGATTGATCCAGGCTGA